A genomic stretch from Ureibacillus composti includes:
- a CDS encoding ABC transporter ATP-binding protein: MNKPTGRQAGPPPLGRHPGPRFNGPAEKAKNQKATLLRIWSYLKNQRIGIVSSVFFVIMSSILSLVGPLFIGLIIDEHILKLDIEGTIRMVLILAAIYIISAIFTWLQTYVMIRVSQKTIQQLRQHLFEKFQSLPLSIFDKRQQGDLMSRMTNDVENLNAALSQSVIQIVSTILTVVGTGIAMFYLNWVLAVVTLLVIPIIVWSTKQIIKHSSKNFVMRQKDLGNLNGYIEETISNSNITTLFGKEMQTIEQFKKANEKLRASALSADITSGFLGPVNNFINNLGIALVIGVGALMVVGNVGVSIGVIASFVTYTRQFFRPINQLSNLLNTFQSAIAGAERVFEILDEQNEVADVPDAITKNNYDGEVEFRNVDFYYQKDKPVLKNISFRAKAGETIALVGPTGSGKTTIIQLLNRFYDAMSGEILIDGNEINQYKMENLRDHIGVVLQDTYLFSGTVRENIRYGKLDATDEEVERAAKIAYAHSFIKYLPQKYDTMLSSGGMNLSQGQRQLIAIARAIIEDPDILILDEATSSVDTMTEVQIQKGLNNLMQGRTSFVIAHRLKTIENADQILVIKDGAILEQGNHDKLMKYNGFYASLQQQLQVQ; the protein is encoded by the coding sequence ATGAATAAACCAACAGGAAGACAAGCTGGACCTCCCCCCCTAGGAAGACATCCAGGACCAAGATTTAACGGACCTGCAGAAAAAGCAAAAAATCAAAAAGCGACGCTCTTGCGAATTTGGTCGTATTTGAAAAATCAACGAATCGGCATTGTCAGCTCTGTATTCTTTGTGATTATGTCATCGATATTAAGTTTAGTCGGGCCATTATTCATTGGTTTGATTATTGATGAACATATTTTAAAGCTAGATATTGAGGGTACGATTCGTATGGTGTTAATCCTAGCAGCGATTTATATAATTTCTGCAATATTTACATGGTTACAAACATACGTAATGATTCGAGTGTCACAAAAAACTATTCAACAATTACGTCAACATCTTTTTGAGAAGTTCCAATCACTGCCGTTATCAATTTTTGATAAGCGACAACAGGGTGATTTAATGAGTCGTATGACAAATGATGTTGAAAATTTAAATGCTGCCCTTTCACAAAGCGTTATTCAAATTGTGTCTACCATCTTAACCGTAGTAGGTACTGGAATTGCAATGTTTTATTTAAATTGGGTGTTAGCAGTAGTGACGTTACTTGTTATTCCAATCATTGTTTGGTCAACGAAACAAATTATTAAACACAGTAGTAAAAATTTCGTCATGCGCCAAAAAGATTTAGGAAATTTAAATGGTTACATTGAAGAAACAATTTCCAACTCGAATATTACTACGTTATTTGGGAAAGAAATGCAAACAATTGAGCAATTTAAAAAAGCAAATGAAAAACTACGAGCTTCTGCTTTAAGTGCGGATATTACATCTGGCTTTCTTGGTCCGGTTAATAACTTTATAAATAACTTAGGGATTGCGTTAGTCATCGGTGTTGGTGCATTGATGGTAGTTGGGAATGTCGGTGTATCGATTGGAGTGATTGCTTCCTTCGTTACTTATACAAGACAGTTTTTCAGACCAATTAATCAATTGTCTAATTTACTAAATACATTCCAATCAGCAATCGCTGGAGCAGAACGTGTTTTTGAAATCTTAGATGAGCAAAATGAAGTTGCAGACGTACCGGATGCCATCACAAAAAATAATTATGATGGAGAAGTTGAATTTAGAAATGTTGATTTTTATTATCAAAAGGATAAACCAGTACTGAAAAATATCTCATTTCGAGCGAAAGCTGGTGAAACGATTGCATTAGTTGGGCCTACGGGTTCTGGTAAAACAACGATTATTCAGTTGCTTAATCGCTTTTATGATGCAATGAGTGGAGAGATTTTAATCGATGGTAATGAGATTAATCAATATAAAATGGAAAACTTACGTGATCATATAGGTGTTGTTCTTCAGGATACGTATTTGTTCTCAGGAACGGTTCGTGAAAACATTCGTTATGGGAAGTTAGATGCGACAGATGAAGAGGTTGAACGAGCGGCTAAAATTGCTTATGCACATAGTTTTATTAAATACTTACCACAAAAATATGATACGATGCTTAGTTCAGGTGGGATGAATTTGAGTCAAGGTCAGCGTCAGTTAATAGCGATAGCTAGAGCGATTATCGAAGACCCAGATATTCTAATTTTAGATGAAGCAACTTCCAGCGTAGATACAATGACAGAGGTTCAAATACAAAAGGGATTAAATAATTTGATGCAAGGCCGTACGAGTTTTGTCATTGCCCATCGTTTAAAAACAATTGAAAATGCAGATCAAATCCTTGTTATAAAAGATGGGGCAATTCTAGAACAAGGAAATCACGATAAATTAATGAAATATAATGGTTTCTATGCCTCCCTACAGCAACAACTACAGGTTCAATAA
- a CDS encoding ABC transporter ATP-binding protein translates to MQAVLSLKKYIKPYMVFAIIAPLMMVLEVGMDLVQPTIMQHIIDHGIAQDNTSYIIKMFGLTVLCAFLGLVGGAVCSIYASKTAVNFAADIRQDLYETITYFSNSNKDHFTLGKLITNITSDVEMLQRALTMLLKVFVRGPLTFLGAIVIVFLTARELFPILLVVVPILAFSIYFFTKISGKLFLKVQEAVDAVNTRVQENLAGIRVIKAYNRKDHQIDQFRSVNEKLMKRNITADQIIGILMPLTAFVVNMGIIAALWMGAFKVENENIEVGVIIAFINYLMMIMGGLMSSSNVLMQIARAVPSAKRIVTVLEEKPEIKNSESAVKSSIKGTVEFENVHFAYNKQNEAVLKNISFKVNSGETIGIIGMTGSGKSTIVNLIPRMYDTDQGLIKIDSRPIHQYDLETLRGAIGFAPQKATLFSRTIEENVKYGKDGATTEDLIEALESSCAYEFVEKLDEQEQYLITQGATNLSGGQKQRLAMARAFIRKPAILILDDTTSAVDSISEKRIQRAITENFKESTKFIVSSKISSIRHADQILVLDDGCIVGQGTHEELLETNAIYQEIVSTQLVRGGTLNE, encoded by the coding sequence ATGCAGGCTGTATTATCCTTAAAGAAATATATAAAACCATATATGGTCTTTGCAATTATTGCCCCCTTAATGATGGTGCTAGAAGTTGGGATGGATTTGGTTCAACCAACAATTATGCAACACATTATTGATCATGGGATTGCTCAAGACAATACAAGCTATATTATTAAAATGTTTGGGTTGACTGTACTATGTGCATTTTTAGGTTTGGTAGGCGGAGCAGTTTGTTCAATTTATGCCTCAAAAACAGCGGTCAACTTTGCAGCGGATATTCGTCAAGATTTGTATGAAACCATTACTTACTTTTCAAATAGTAATAAGGACCATTTTACACTTGGGAAACTCATCACCAACATAACGAGTGATGTAGAAATGCTACAAAGGGCACTAACAATGTTATTAAAGGTTTTCGTTAGAGGGCCACTAACATTTCTTGGCGCTATTGTAATTGTATTTCTTACGGCACGTGAGTTATTTCCAATCTTATTAGTTGTCGTACCGATCCTAGCATTTTCCATCTACTTTTTTACCAAAATATCAGGGAAGTTATTTCTAAAAGTGCAAGAAGCAGTGGATGCGGTTAACACGCGGGTGCAAGAAAATTTAGCAGGGATCCGTGTCATTAAGGCATATAATCGCAAAGACCATCAAATTGATCAATTCAGATCAGTAAATGAAAAATTGATGAAGCGAAATATTACTGCTGATCAAATTATAGGGATTTTAATGCCTCTTACTGCTTTTGTTGTAAACATGGGTATTATTGCCGCCCTATGGATGGGTGCATTTAAAGTAGAAAATGAAAACATCGAAGTAGGAGTTATTATCGCATTTATAAATTATTTAATGATGATTATGGGAGGATTAATGAGTTCTTCCAATGTACTTATGCAAATTGCGCGGGCAGTACCGAGTGCAAAGCGCATTGTTACTGTTCTTGAAGAAAAGCCAGAGATTAAAAATAGCGAATCTGCTGTGAAATCATCTATAAAAGGAACGGTTGAATTTGAAAATGTTCATTTTGCCTATAATAAACAAAATGAAGCTGTTTTAAAGAATATCTCCTTTAAAGTAAATTCCGGAGAAACAATTGGAATTATCGGGATGACTGGGAGTGGAAAATCTACCATCGTGAATTTGATTCCTCGAATGTACGACACTGACCAAGGACTTATAAAAATTGATAGCCGACCTATTCATCAATATGATTTAGAAACATTGCGCGGGGCAATTGGCTTTGCACCTCAAAAGGCAACATTATTTTCGCGAACAATTGAAGAAAACGTGAAATATGGTAAAGATGGGGCAACAACTGAGGATTTAATCGAAGCATTAGAATCTTCTTGTGCCTACGAATTTGTTGAGAAATTGGATGAACAAGAGCAATATTTGATTACCCAAGGAGCTACAAATCTTTCGGGAGGTCAAAAACAACGACTTGCAATGGCCCGTGCCTTTATCCGTAAGCCGGCTATTCTAATTCTGGATGATACAACATCTGCTGTTGATAGTATCTCTGAAAAGCGTATTCAAAGGGCGATTACAGAAAATTTCAAAGAAAGTACGAAGTTTATTGTTTCATCAAAAATTTCATCCATTCGACATGCTGATCAAATTTTAGTATTAGACGATGGATGTATTGTAGGGCAAGGAACACATGAAGAGTTGCTTGAAACAAATGCAATCTATCAAGAAATTGTTTCAACACAATTGGTAAGGGGAGGGACTTTAAATGAATAA
- a CDS encoding 2-keto-3-deoxygluconate kinase, whose product MKRDLNEQMSNVEYSSERTPHERRGRGERGAKTFRRGRALAFYEKLLVKRDTLRQQLESPEFQSIQTVIAGELKATEAIMNDFKAAFELDEISHSSCEKKD is encoded by the coding sequence ATGAAAAGAGACTTAAATGAGCAAATGTCTAATGTGGAGTATTCAAGTGAGAGAACTCCTCATGAACGACGAGGAAGAGGAGAACGAGGAGCGAAAACCTTCAGACGTGGAAGAGCACTTGCATTTTATGAAAAGTTATTAGTTAAACGAGATACACTCAGGCAACAATTAGAATCTCCTGAATTCCAATCTATTCAAACTGTGATAGCAGGTGAGTTGAAGGCAACTGAAGCAATCATGAATGATTTTAAAGCAGCCTTTGAATTAGATGAAATTTCTCATTCTTCTTGTGAAAAGAAAGATTAG
- a CDS encoding carbon-nitrogen hydrolase family protein, with protein MKLRVSAVQYHLHTINSFEEFVEQCEHYIKAALEFDTEFILFPEFFTTQLLSIKENGRTLTINDLPSYTEKYHQAFTAFAKKYNVHIIAGTHVVEVGGHLRNTAHLFYPDGKIGTQAKLHITPTEVHEWNMSKGEGLEIFETEKGKIAILTCYDIEFPEIVRMAKAKGADVIFCPSCTDDRHGFHRVRYTSHARAIENQVYVVLTGTVGALPTVDFMRANFGQAAIITPNDVPFPPKGLLAEGEINNDMLITADLDLELLYQVREKGSVTTWRDRRVDLYTDWE; from the coding sequence ATGAAGTTACGAGTTTCAGCAGTTCAGTACCATTTACACACAATTAATTCATTTGAGGAATTTGTAGAACAATGCGAGCATTATATTAAGGCGGCTTTAGAATTTGATACAGAGTTTATTTTATTCCCAGAATTTTTTACAACTCAATTACTATCTATTAAAGAAAACGGGAGAACGTTAACTATTAATGACTTACCAAGTTATACAGAAAAGTATCACCAAGCTTTTACTGCATTTGCCAAAAAGTATAATGTACATATTATTGCTGGCACACATGTGGTTGAAGTAGGAGGTCATTTACGTAACACCGCCCATCTTTTCTATCCTGATGGAAAAATTGGAACACAAGCAAAACTTCATATTACCCCTACAGAAGTACATGAATGGAATATGTCTAAGGGGGAAGGGTTAGAAATCTTTGAAACTGAGAAAGGGAAAATTGCCATTCTCACATGTTACGATATTGAATTCCCCGAAATCGTACGTATGGCTAAAGCTAAAGGGGCTGATGTTATTTTCTGTCCTTCATGTACAGATGATCGTCATGGATTCCATCGTGTTCGCTATACCAGTCATGCCCGCGCAATCGAGAACCAAGTGTATGTCGTCTTAACTGGCACAGTTGGGGCTCTTCCGACTGTTGACTTTATGCGTGCAAATTTTGGGCAAGCAGCGATTATTACACCAAATGACGTTCCTTTCCCTCCTAAAGGTTTATTAGCTGAAGGGGAAATCAATAATGATATGTTGATTACTGCTGATCTGGATTTAGAATTATTATATCAAGTTCGAGAAAAAGGCTCTGTTACTACTTGGCGTGACAGACGTGTTGATTTATATACTGATTGGGAGTAA
- a CDS encoding GNAT family N-acetyltransferase, with translation MYRSEQLLFDEGKPVSIIIRNYTANDFDEMIDIQSECFPPPFPSELWWNKKQLTNHVTLFPEGALCVEVDGKLAGSLTGVCVDFDPAHPSHTWAEITDEGYITNHNPKGNTLYIVDISVRPSYRSLGLGKIMMQSMYHVVIEKGLDRLLGGSRMPGYHKYAHQLKAADYLKAVLTGQLKDPVITFLLKCGRLPIAVIENYLEDEESLNYGVLMEWKNPFK, from the coding sequence GTGTATCGAAGTGAACAGCTGTTATTTGATGAAGGAAAACCAGTTTCAATAATCATCCGGAATTATACTGCAAATGACTTTGATGAAATGATTGATATACAGTCCGAATGCTTTCCCCCTCCTTTCCCTTCTGAATTATGGTGGAATAAAAAACAATTAACAAATCATGTCACGTTGTTTCCAGAAGGAGCTCTATGCGTAGAAGTTGACGGTAAATTAGCTGGCTCTTTAACAGGGGTTTGTGTGGATTTTGACCCTGCACATCCATCACATACTTGGGCTGAAATAACTGACGAAGGTTATATAACTAACCATAATCCTAAGGGAAATACTTTATATATTGTCGATATTAGTGTTCGTCCATCATATCGATCACTAGGACTAGGGAAAATTATGATGCAGTCGATGTATCACGTTGTCATAGAAAAGGGGTTGGACCGATTACTTGGGGGTAGTCGAATGCCCGGGTACCACAAATATGCACATCAGCTAAAAGCAGCTGATTACCTAAAAGCAGTCTTAACTGGACAGTTGAAAGATCCCGTCATTACCTTTTTACTTAAATGTGGTAGACTTCCAATCGCCGTTATTGAAAATTACTTAGAAGATGAAGAGTCGTTGAATTATGGGGTATTAATGGAGTGGAAGAATCCTTTTAAATAG
- a CDS encoding SOS response-associated peptidase: protein MCGRFTLFTTFEKLIEHFEIQQAFDEALYHESYNIAPTQKIISIINDGTKNRMGFLKWGLVPSWAKDEKMASKMINARAETADEKPSFKKSFYQRRCIIPMDSFYEWKREGKTKRPMRIKMKDDSLFAVAGLWDTWLSSSGQTSHTCTILTTEPNALMANIHDRMPVILSKEQQALWLDPRVKERDHLKSLLVPFPVDEMTAYEVSDQVNSPKNNSRELIERVG from the coding sequence ATGTGTGGTAGGTTTACGTTGTTTACAACATTTGAGAAACTAATCGAACATTTTGAGATCCAACAGGCATTTGATGAAGCGTTATATCATGAAAGTTATAACATTGCCCCAACACAGAAAATTATCTCCATTATTAATGACGGTACAAAGAATCGAATGGGGTTTCTAAAGTGGGGGCTGGTTCCATCCTGGGCAAAAGACGAGAAGATGGCTTCGAAAATGATTAATGCCCGCGCGGAAACGGCAGATGAAAAACCTAGCTTTAAAAAGTCATTTTATCAACGACGCTGTATTATTCCAATGGACTCATTTTATGAATGGAAACGAGAAGGTAAGACGAAAAGACCGATGCGTATAAAAATGAAGGACGATTCCTTGTTTGCGGTAGCGGGTTTATGGGATACGTGGCTTTCGTCTTCAGGACAAACTAGTCACACATGTACAATTTTAACAACAGAGCCTAACGCATTAATGGCAAATATACACGACCGGATGCCTGTTATTCTATCGAAAGAACAGCAAGCATTATGGTTAGACCCACGTGTGAAAGAGCGTGATCATCTGAAGTCATTATTAGTTCCATTTCCAGTAGATGAAATGACAGCATATGAGGTATCGGATCAAGTAAACTCCCCTAAGAATAACTCAAGGGAGTTAATTGAAAGAGTCGGGTAG
- a CDS encoding alpha/beta-type small acid-soluble spore protein has product MARRNRNKILVPEAREGLDQLKAKIAGTTNPEQAKFEIAEEVGVPLKEGYNGKLTSEQAGKVGGKLGGNMVKELVRMAQENLNKNQ; this is encoded by the coding sequence ATGGCTCGAAGAAATCGAAATAAAATTTTAGTTCCAGAGGCTCGTGAAGGGCTGGATCAGTTAAAGGCAAAAATAGCTGGCACAACGAATCCGGAACAAGCAAAATTTGAAATCGCTGAAGAAGTAGGAGTCCCGTTAAAAGAAGGATATAATGGGAAACTTACATCTGAACAAGCGGGAAAAGTTGGCGGTAAATTAGGTGGTAACATGGTGAAAGAACTTGTTAGAATGGCGCAAGAGAACTTAAATAAAAACCAATAG
- the rpsI gene encoding 30S ribosomal protein S9, translating into MAQVQYIGTGRRKSSVARVRLVPGEGKIVINNRNIEDYLPFETLHLIINQPLDATQTKGSYDVFVNVNGGGFTGQAGAIRHGIARALLQVDPDFRPALKSAGLLTRDPRMKERKKYGLKGARRAPQFSKR; encoded by the coding sequence TTGGCACAAGTTCAATATATCGGCACAGGTCGCCGTAAAAGCTCAGTAGCTCGCGTACGTCTAGTACCAGGCGAAGGTAAAATTGTTATCAACAACCGTAACATCGAAGACTACCTACCATTCGAAACTTTACACTTAATCATCAACCAACCATTAGATGCAACTCAAACTAAAGGTAGCTATGATGTATTTGTAAACGTAAACGGTGGTGGATTCACAGGTCAAGCTGGAGCAATCCGTCATGGTATCGCTCGTGCTTTACTACAAGTTGACCCAGATTTCCGTCCAGCACTTAAATCTGCAGGCTTACTAACTCGTGACCCACGTATGAAAGAACGTAAAAAATACGGTCTTAAAGGCGCGCGTCGTGCACCTCAGTTCTCAAAACGTTAA
- the rplM gene encoding 50S ribosomal protein L13, with product MRTTFMAKGHEVERKWLVVDAEGQTLGRLASEVAAILRGKHKPTFTPNVDTGDHVIVINADKIHLTGNKLEGKIYYRHTQFAGGLKTRTAGEMKEKYPTQMIELAVKGMLPKNSLGRKMFGKLNVYAGAEHPHAAQKPESYTLRG from the coding sequence ATGCGTACAACATTCATGGCTAAAGGTCACGAAGTAGAGCGTAAATGGTTAGTAGTAGACGCAGAAGGCCAAACTCTTGGACGTTTAGCTTCTGAAGTAGCTGCTATCTTACGCGGTAAACATAAACCAACATTCACACCAAACGTAGACACAGGTGATCACGTTATCGTAATCAACGCTGACAAAATTCACTTAACAGGTAACAAATTAGAAGGTAAAATTTATTACCGTCACACTCAATTTGCTGGTGGTTTAAAAACACGTACAGCTGGCGAAATGAAAGAAAAATACCCAACACAAATGATCGAATTAGCAGTTAAAGGAATGCTTCCTAAAAACTCTTTAGGTCGCAAAATGTTCGGTAAACTAAATGTTTATGCAGGTGCAGAACATCCACATGCAGCACAAAAACCGGAAAGCTATACGCTTCGCGGATAA
- the truA gene encoding tRNA pseudouridine(38-40) synthase TruA, with protein MKRLKATISYDGTLFSGYQVQPGERTVQLEVEQVLMKMHKGDKISVTASGRTDARVHATGQVIHFDTPLVIPPDRYQKALNVQLPRDIRVLNVEEVSNDFHARFSVTGKRYRYIWSTEQIQSPFRRHYAVETNDVKPNVEEMTRAAQFIVGTYDFSSFCAANTSVVDKVRTVHSLDFEWHGEELHMVIEGKGFLYNMVRIIAGTLWDVGIGKREASSLKSIIDAKDRSKAGKTAPAHGLYLEKVFY; from the coding sequence ATGAAGCGTTTAAAAGCAACGATTAGTTACGATGGGACATTGTTTTCTGGCTATCAAGTACAACCCGGAGAAAGAACGGTGCAACTTGAAGTAGAACAGGTACTAATGAAAATGCATAAAGGGGATAAAATAAGTGTAACTGCAAGTGGTCGCACAGATGCTCGGGTTCATGCAACGGGACAAGTCATTCATTTTGACACACCTTTAGTTATTCCACCAGATCGTTATCAAAAGGCGCTAAATGTTCAATTACCACGTGATATACGGGTTTTAAATGTTGAAGAGGTATCAAATGATTTCCATGCGCGTTTTAGTGTAACAGGGAAACGTTATCGCTACATATGGAGTACAGAGCAAATTCAAAGCCCCTTCCGAAGACATTATGCAGTTGAAACTAACGATGTTAAGCCAAATGTTGAGGAAATGACTAGAGCAGCTCAATTTATTGTAGGCACTTATGACTTTTCTAGTTTTTGTGCGGCAAATACAAGTGTGGTTGATAAAGTACGAACAGTTCATTCATTAGACTTTGAGTGGCATGGTGAAGAATTACATATGGTAATTGAAGGTAAGGGTTTTCTCTATAACATGGTTAGAATCATTGCAGGGACACTTTGGGATGTCGGAATAGGAAAACGTGAGGCTAGTAGTTTAAAGTCAATCATTGATGCTAAAGATCGCTCAAAGGCCGGGAAAACAGCCCCAGCACACGGTTTATACCTTGAAAAGGTATTTTATTAA
- a CDS encoding energy-coupling factor transporter transmembrane component T, with protein sequence MMEKMIFGRYIPGNSYVHTLDPRSKLVFVFAFIIIVFLANNAVTYALLLAFTLLVVLLSRIRLYFLINGLKPVILLLVFTFLIHILFTREGDVILDLGFLKIYEEGLKQGIFISIRFLVLVFMTSILTLTTSPISITDGIEVLLNPLKKVKLPVHELALMMSIALRFIPTLMDETDKIMKAQMARGSDLSAGPVKDRIKAVVPLLVPLFVSAFKRAEDLATAMEVRGYRGGEGRTRYRQLKWDWKDSLCLATLVLFAVLLFIYRS encoded by the coding sequence ATGATGGAGAAAATGATTTTTGGTCGCTATATCCCAGGGAACTCGTATGTTCATACGTTAGATCCTCGTTCAAAGCTTGTTTTCGTTTTTGCGTTTATTATTATAGTCTTTCTTGCAAATAATGCGGTAACTTATGCTTTGCTTTTGGCTTTTACCCTACTTGTGGTTCTTCTGTCTCGAATTCGATTATATTTTTTAATTAATGGCTTAAAACCAGTCATTCTATTATTAGTGTTTACGTTTTTAATTCATATTTTATTTACACGAGAAGGCGATGTTATTTTAGACCTTGGTTTCTTAAAAATTTACGAAGAGGGTTTAAAACAAGGGATCTTTATTTCAATTCGATTCTTAGTTCTTGTATTTATGACTTCCATCTTGACTTTAACTACATCACCAATTTCAATTACGGATGGCATTGAAGTGCTCTTAAATCCGTTAAAGAAGGTTAAGTTGCCTGTTCATGAACTTGCATTGATGATGTCAATTGCACTTCGCTTTATACCAACATTGATGGATGAAACAGATAAAATTATGAAGGCTCAAATGGCACGTGGTTCTGATTTAAGTGCTGGACCGGTGAAAGATCGAATCAAAGCGGTTGTTCCTTTACTAGTGCCTCTTTTTGTAAGTGCATTTAAACGTGCAGAAGATTTAGCGACTGCCATGGAAGTACGAGGTTATCGTGGTGGTGAAGGGCGTACAAGATATCGTCAGTTAAAATGGGATTGGAAAGACTCACTTTGTTTAGCAACATTAGTGTTATTTGCTGTTTTACTATTTATTTACCGCAGTTAA
- a CDS encoding energy-coupling factor ABC transporter ATP-binding protein yields the protein MDIKLQQVSYAYSMGTPFEKFALFEVDLDIPSKTYQAIIGHTGSGKSTVLQHFNGLLKPSKGEVHIGERKIEAGKKAKELKSVRQKVGIVFQFPEHQLFEETVLKDIMFGPMNFGVSEEKAEKRARDLIHLVGLPEHVLDKSPFDLSGGQMRRVAIAGVLAMEPEVIVLDEPTAGLDPRGQKEIMDMFYTLHKERGLTTILVTHSMEDAARYADRISIMHEGRCVLSGTPREIFADSETLESYRLELPRIVKFQRKIEKLINLNLSKICLTEEELSEEIAHALREGRDQS from the coding sequence ATGGACATCAAACTTCAACAAGTAAGCTACGCTTATTCAATGGGAACACCATTTGAAAAGTTTGCTTTATTTGAGGTAGATTTAGATATTCCTTCTAAAACTTATCAGGCTATTATTGGACATACAGGCTCTGGAAAATCAACAGTCTTACAGCACTTTAATGGTCTTCTAAAGCCTTCAAAAGGTGAAGTACATATTGGAGAGCGAAAAATAGAGGCTGGAAAGAAAGCAAAAGAGTTAAAATCGGTTCGCCAAAAGGTAGGAATTGTATTTCAGTTTCCAGAACATCAACTGTTTGAGGAAACGGTTTTAAAAGATATCATGTTTGGTCCGATGAACTTTGGTGTTTCAGAGGAAAAAGCTGAGAAAAGGGCTCGTGATTTAATACACCTGGTAGGGCTACCAGAGCATGTTTTGGATAAGTCACCGTTTGATCTATCGGGTGGACAAATGCGACGTGTAGCGATTGCTGGCGTGCTTGCAATGGAACCTGAAGTAATCGTATTAGATGAACCTACTGCTGGGCTAGATCCTCGTGGACAGAAAGAAATAATGGACATGTTCTATACTCTTCATAAAGAACGAGGATTAACGACAATTTTAGTAACACACAGTATGGAAGATGCAGCACGTTACGCAGACCGCATTTCAATTATGCATGAAGGACGATGTGTATTAAGTGGCACACCTCGTGAGATTTTCGCAGATAGTGAAACACTTGAAAGCTATCGATTAGAGTTACCACGTATTGTGAAATTCCAACGTAAAATTGAAAAGCTGATCAATCTAAACCTATCGAAGATTTGCTTAACTGAAGAAGAGTTATCTGAGGAAATTGCCCACGCGTTAAGAGAGGGGCGTGATCAGTCATGA